In Elusimicrobiaceae bacterium, one genomic interval encodes:
- the mreD gene encoding rod shape-determining protein MreD: protein MNFLLWPLLFCGFAGAHWFVGQYCAFFGTAPSVLLAATVACAIASAPAQAMAFGFFAGLFADFLAVHLFGGYALLFVITAYAVCFAKSRIYFETPAAQFWLCAALTLLCAAGYMAESLVFLDKPFPVVWRTWFLTPVYNGALCMAAFPFFLLFRPVRRITSGGGLFGR from the coding sequence ATGAACTTTTTGCTTTGGCCGCTGCTGTTTTGCGGGTTTGCCGGCGCGCACTGGTTTGTCGGGCAGTACTGCGCGTTTTTCGGAACGGCGCCGTCGGTTCTGCTGGCGGCTACGGTGGCGTGCGCTATCGCGAGCGCGCCGGCCCAGGCGATGGCGTTCGGGTTTTTTGCGGGTCTGTTCGCGGATTTTCTCGCGGTGCATTTGTTCGGCGGATACGCGCTGCTTTTTGTGATTACGGCCTATGCGGTCTGCTTCGCCAAATCGCGGATCTATTTTGAAACGCCGGCCGCCCAGTTCTGGCTGTGCGCCGCGCTGACTCTGTTGTGCGCGGCGGGTTATATGGCGGAGAGTCTGGTTTTTCTGGACAAGCCGTTTCCGGTCGTGTGGCGGACATGGTTTTTGACGCCGGTTTATAACGGGGCGCTGTGCATGGCGGCGTTTCCGTTTTTCCTGCTGTTCCGTCCGGTCCGCCGGATAACTTCCGGCGGCGGGCTGTTCGGACGGTGA